One segment of Porticoccus hydrocarbonoclasticus MCTG13d DNA contains the following:
- a CDS encoding DUF4399 domain-containing protein has translation MKKMQALLVMLMILSPTIYAGGTTDTGSASAYIISPKDGETVSSPVTVRFGLNGIGVAPAGVEREHTGHHHLLINVQQLPDKDKPIPADDQHRHFGGGQTEVSLELPPGEHKLQLLLGDHFHIPHNPPVLSEPIIIKVY, from the coding sequence ATGAAAAAAATGCAAGCTTTACTGGTGATGCTGATGATTCTATCCCCGACAATTTATGCTGGTGGAACGACTGATACTGGTTCTGCCAGTGCCTATATTATTTCTCCCAAAGATGGTGAAACCGTGAGCAGTCCGGTGACTGTGCGATTCGGTCTGAATGGTATTGGTGTTGCGCCGGCAGGTGTTGAGCGGGAACATACAGGACATCATCATTTACTGATTAATGTTCAGCAATTGCCTGATAAGGACAAACCCATTCCGGCTGATGATCAACACCGTCACTTTGGTGGTGGCCAGACTGAGGTGAGTCTTGAACTGCCTCCTGGTGAACACAAGCTGCAATTACTCCTCGGAGACCATTTTCATATTCCGCACAACCCTCCAGTACTTTCTGAGCCAATAATCATTAAGGTGTATTGA
- the msrA gene encoding peptide-methionine (S)-S-oxide reductase MsrA: MIQKIILLVLLAGVLPATYADTEKALFAGGCFWCMEPPFDKLDGVISTVSGYAGGETENPTYEEVTSGKTGHFEVVEVTYDPKTVSYETLLKIFWTNIDPENGKGQFCDRGSQYLSAIFYLNDEQRAAARNSISALIDSNILNDPIATRILPASKFYPAEEYHQNYYLKNPARYRYYRNGCGRDTRLKRLWNNVELPF; this comes from the coding sequence ATGATACAAAAAATTATTCTTCTGGTTTTATTGGCTGGAGTGCTCCCCGCAACCTACGCCGATACGGAAAAGGCCCTCTTTGCGGGTGGCTGCTTCTGGTGCATGGAGCCACCCTTCGACAAACTGGATGGTGTGATCAGCACCGTCTCGGGTTATGCGGGGGGGGAAACCGAGAACCCCACCTACGAGGAGGTCACAAGTGGGAAAACCGGTCATTTCGAGGTGGTTGAAGTCACCTACGACCCAAAAACGGTCAGCTATGAGACGTTGCTGAAAATCTTCTGGACAAATATTGACCCGGAGAATGGTAAGGGTCAGTTTTGTGACCGGGGAAGCCAGTATCTCAGTGCTATCTTCTACCTGAATGACGAACAAAGGGCCGCCGCCCGGAACAGTATAAGCGCATTAATCGACAGCAACATTCTGAACGATCCGATTGCCACCCGAATTCTACCGGCCAGTAAATTTTACCCCGCCGAGGAGTATCACCAGAACTACTATCTGAAAAATCCTGCACGTTATCGTTATTACCGAAATGGATGTGGCCGCGATACGCGACTAAAGCGTCTCTGGAATAACGTGGAGCTTCCCTTCTGA
- a CDS encoding BolA family protein, translated as MGRSLLNGLDFFEVTLQVQKIIENKLTAAFTPDFLQVLNESHMHAVPVDSETHFKLVIVSGSFEGMRAVKRHQRVYQLLSDELAGGVHALALHIFTPDEWREQKCAPSSPDCMGKNG; from the coding sequence TTGGGACGTTCATTATTAAATGGTTTAGATTTTTTCGAGGTGACATTGCAAGTTCAAAAGATCATTGAAAACAAACTGACAGCGGCATTTACACCGGATTTTCTCCAAGTGCTGAACGAGAGCCACATGCATGCGGTTCCCGTGGATTCAGAAACGCATTTTAAGCTGGTTATCGTCTCTGGTTCATTTGAGGGGATGCGGGCCGTTAAGCGTCACCAGCGAGTGTACCAGCTGCTATCTGATGAGCTGGCTGGTGGCGTTCATGCCCTGGCACTGCATATCTTCACGCCTGACGAATGGCGAGAGCAAAAGTGTGCACCTTCGTCACCAGACTGTATGGGGAAAAACGGCTAG
- a CDS encoding class II fumarate hydratase, with translation MTFRTERDSLGEIQIPEYALWGAQTQRAIVHFPNLGYSMPHGVIQALALIKKAAALANLELGELQSKQSSLIIAACDEVLSHRHDEQFPLSIWQSGSGTQSNMNMNEVVANRANELAGHMRGEKTPVHPNDHVNRSQSSNDVFPTAMHLAVLSVLEGKLLPHLTNLRHALAKKQHEFSAQWKVGRTHLMDAAPMTLGQEFSGYVAQLDFSLKQLQQAKQDLLPLAIGGTAVGTGLNTPGGWQEAVIMQLRDLTGMPVVTAPNKFAALSTHNAMLRVSSALRQIAADFMVIGNNLRMLASGPRAGLSEIQLPANEPGSSIMPGKVNPTQIESLTMIAAQVIGNDAAVAMACSQGHLQLNVFKPLIVHNVLSSVELLGSGADYFSRYCLAGMDCNTAQLANNVERSLMIVTALAPELGYDKAAEIAKRAQQQDQTIREVLIEQDILSGEAFDALIREHVLVDR, from the coding sequence ATGACATTCAGAACCGAGCGTGATTCTCTGGGAGAGATTCAAATCCCTGAATACGCACTTTGGGGCGCGCAAACGCAACGGGCAATAGTACACTTTCCCAACCTGGGCTACTCAATGCCTCATGGTGTTATTCAGGCACTTGCCCTGATAAAAAAGGCTGCTGCTCTGGCCAATCTGGAACTTGGTGAACTGCAGTCCAAGCAGTCTTCTCTGATTATTGCGGCCTGTGACGAAGTGTTGAGTCACAGGCATGATGAGCAGTTCCCGTTGTCCATCTGGCAAAGCGGCAGTGGCACTCAGAGCAATATGAATATGAATGAGGTGGTTGCCAACCGTGCCAATGAGCTGGCTGGTCACATGCGTGGCGAGAAAACGCCGGTTCATCCAAATGACCATGTGAACCGATCCCAGTCCTCGAATGATGTCTTTCCAACTGCCATGCATTTGGCTGTCCTCTCCGTCTTGGAAGGAAAGTTGTTGCCACATTTGACAAACCTCCGGCATGCACTGGCCAAAAAACAACACGAATTCTCAGCGCAGTGGAAAGTAGGGCGAACCCATCTGATGGATGCAGCACCGATGACATTGGGCCAGGAGTTCAGTGGTTATGTTGCACAGCTGGATTTCAGCCTGAAGCAGCTACAGCAGGCAAAACAGGATTTGCTGCCACTGGCTATTGGCGGTACAGCTGTGGGTACCGGGTTGAATACGCCTGGTGGTTGGCAGGAGGCTGTGATAATGCAGTTGAGGGATTTGACGGGTATGCCTGTCGTGACGGCACCTAATAAGTTTGCTGCCCTGTCGACGCATAATGCCATGTTGCGTGTCAGCAGCGCGTTGCGCCAGATTGCTGCTGATTTTATGGTGATCGGTAACAATTTGCGGATGCTGGCCAGCGGCCCCAGAGCTGGGCTTTCTGAAATACAACTGCCGGCAAATGAACCTGGCAGCTCGATTATGCCCGGCAAGGTAAATCCAACCCAGATTGAGTCGCTGACCATGATTGCGGCTCAGGTGATCGGTAATGATGCGGCCGTTGCCATGGCCTGCTCCCAGGGGCATTTGCAGTTAAATGTATTCAAACCCTTGATTGTCCATAACGTGTTGAGCTCAGTTGAGCTGTTGGGCAGTGGTGCGGATTACTTTAGCCGCTATTGCCTAGCAGGGATGGACTGTAACACCGCTCAGTTGGCAAACAATGTAGAGCGATCTCTGATGATCGTGACAGCATTGGCCCCTGAATTGGGGTACGACAAGGCGGCCGAGATCGCCAAACGTGCCCAGCAACAGGACCAGACTATCCGTGAAGTCCTGATAGAGCAGGACATTCTCAGCGGTGAGGCTTTCGATGCATTAATCAGAGAGCATGTATTGGTCGATCGCTAG
- a CDS encoding DUF2817 domain-containing protein, which translates to MPFQSTLQYFSLQSFPDHYRQGCELWERALLSQTLPFTRLDFTLSPQDNLLCQTGWIGDLDAKAVLVVIGGTHGIEGFTGTAVQVDWMQMVANGLIALPDHTAMLMINALNPWGYANNRRCDDQGIDVNRNFIDFSQPLPINTGYEELQPLFGIRDRDARVEALQDYCLRVGQRPYEIALSGGQFNDPAGPFYGGQRPGFSRGVIESLIRRYLLANRRLAVVDVHTGLGPYGYGEVICDHPLGTDGLMTAIEWFGPGCGLPEIGKSSSVPKLGLLDYAWHQVMGSKSCFVTLEFGTLGTAALFDTLIDEASIWSSSECVSCHSKEIVATHMKAHFYPLDAYWREAVIFRARQVLHQALVGVS; encoded by the coding sequence ATGCCGTTTCAATCCACCCTCCAATACTTTTCGCTGCAAAGCTTCCCCGATCATTACCGTCAGGGGTGCGAGCTGTGGGAGAGGGCGCTTTTATCCCAGACGCTGCCGTTCACACGGCTCGATTTCACACTCTCTCCACAGGATAACCTACTGTGTCAAACCGGGTGGATTGGTGATCTGGATGCCAAAGCTGTGTTGGTTGTCATCGGTGGTACACACGGTATCGAAGGTTTTACCGGGACTGCAGTACAGGTTGACTGGATGCAAATGGTTGCCAATGGCCTCATAGCGCTTCCGGATCATACGGCGATGTTGATGATAAATGCGCTTAACCCGTGGGGGTATGCCAATAATCGTCGTTGTGACGATCAGGGCATTGATGTGAATCGGAATTTTATTGATTTCAGTCAGCCGCTTCCGATAAATACGGGGTATGAGGAGCTACAGCCTCTGTTTGGTATTCGCGATAGAGACGCCAGAGTCGAGGCCCTACAGGACTATTGTCTGCGGGTGGGCCAGCGCCCCTACGAAATTGCGCTCAGTGGTGGCCAGTTTAATGACCCTGCCGGGCCATTTTACGGCGGACAACGTCCCGGATTTAGTCGGGGGGTGATTGAATCCCTGATTCGACGTTATTTGCTTGCCAACCGTCGTTTGGCCGTTGTCGATGTGCATACTGGTCTGGGCCCCTATGGTTACGGTGAGGTTATCTGTGACCACCCACTGGGCACTGATGGCTTAATGACAGCGATTGAATGGTTTGGCCCCGGTTGTGGCCTGCCCGAGATAGGCAAGTCCAGCTCCGTGCCAAAACTGGGTCTGCTCGATTATGCCTGGCATCAGGTTATGGGGTCGAAGAGCTGCTTTGTGACGTTGGAGTTTGGCACACTGGGCACTGCTGCACTCTTTGATACACTCATTGACGAAGCCAGTATCTGGTCCAGCTCTGAATGTGTCTCCTGCCACTCAAAGGAGATAGTGGCTACGCATATGAAAGCACATTTTTATCCCCTGGATGCCTACTGGCGTGAGGCCGTAATTTTTCGGGCGAGGCAGGTGCTTCATCAAGCGCTTGTGGGAGTTTCATGA
- a CDS encoding GNAT family N-acetyltransferase/peptidase C39 family protein, which produces MNQLPLSIRTVSQEDLGALLRLENKCFTTDQLSRRSFRHWIQAENCAFIVAEYGDVIVGYSLIIFFKGTTLARLYSIATDPEYRGKGIARTLMEAGEQISKDAGRVFLRLEVSVDNTAGIALYESMGYQPFGIYRHYYENSNDALRMQKCIRTVPPVAENRAIPWIQQTTTFTCGPAALMMAMRGLSKKYQPTQHEELQIWREATTIFMTSGHGGCHPIGLALAATHRNYPVEVWINKETTLFVDGVRGENKKRVLELVHQDFVLQAKKEKIKVRYRDFHHSHLISEFKKGNIPIILISTYRLDGRKAPHWVTMSGYDEDCLYVHDSDPDPDEQSASGLDSQHLPIAHEDFLKMSRFGRNPIRTAVIVRKRTSKRLW; this is translated from the coding sequence ATGAATCAGTTGCCACTGTCAATACGCACTGTCTCCCAGGAGGATCTCGGTGCCTTGCTGCGTCTGGAAAATAAATGCTTCACTACTGACCAGTTAAGCCGCCGGAGCTTCCGGCATTGGATACAGGCAGAAAACTGCGCATTTATCGTTGCGGAATACGGCGATGTTATTGTCGGTTACAGCCTGATTATTTTCTTTAAAGGCACAACGCTGGCACGACTCTATTCAATTGCTACTGATCCTGAATATCGCGGGAAAGGTATTGCCAGGACATTGATGGAGGCCGGTGAACAGATTAGCAAGGATGCCGGGAGGGTATTCTTGCGCCTGGAAGTGAGCGTGGATAATACAGCCGGAATCGCCCTCTACGAGTCCATGGGGTACCAACCCTTTGGTATTTATCGTCATTACTACGAAAATAGCAATGATGCATTGCGTATGCAAAAGTGTATTCGCACAGTGCCGCCGGTTGCCGAAAACCGTGCCATTCCCTGGATACAACAAACAACGACGTTTACCTGTGGGCCGGCGGCATTGATGATGGCCATGAGAGGGCTGTCAAAAAAATATCAACCTACCCAGCATGAAGAACTGCAAATCTGGCGCGAAGCTACCACAATTTTCATGACATCTGGTCATGGTGGTTGTCATCCGATCGGTCTGGCTTTGGCCGCTACTCACCGGAATTATCCAGTGGAGGTCTGGATTAATAAGGAAACTACTTTGTTTGTTGATGGGGTGAGAGGAGAAAATAAAAAACGGGTATTGGAGCTTGTCCACCAGGATTTTGTTCTGCAGGCAAAAAAGGAAAAAATAAAAGTCCGCTATAGAGACTTCCATCACTCTCATCTGATCAGTGAATTCAAGAAAGGCAACATACCGATTATTCTGATCAGCACCTATCGCCTCGACGGTAGAAAGGCCCCTCATTGGGTGACCATGAGTGGGTATGATGAGGATTGTTTATATGTGCATGATTCCGATCCGGATCCCGATGAACAGAGTGCCAGTGGCCTAGACAGTCAACACCTGCCTATTGCCCATGAAGATTTCCTGAAAATGTCCCGGTTTGGCAGAAACCCGATTCGCACAGCGGTCATTGTCAGGAAGCGCACGAGTAAACGGCTTTGGTAG
- the argS gene encoding arginine--tRNA ligase, translated as MSIKNLIEQRVRAAMSAANIPDDCPANIALSTRPEFGNFQANGAMAAAKRLKSRPRDLAAEIIKHLDLTDIADHVEIAGPGFINIHLSNQFIATQLQKLIGDEKLGVPVPNQQRVVVDYSGPNLAKEMHVGHLRSTIIGDAVVRTLEFLGHDVVRQNHMGDWGTQFGMLIAELEEHLGEGERPELALGDLEIFYQQAKQHFDQDEKFAQKARQYVVKLQSGDHHCRQLWQRFIDTSITHSEAIYLNLNVTLKHSDIKAESAYNEELAGIIESLEQQRLLVEDQGAKVVFLEELADKEGKPSPVIVQKSDGGFLYATTDLAALRHRSMTLQADRILYFIDARQSLHMKQVFTLAKKAGFVNTEIALEHLPFGTMMGKDGKPFKTRTGGTVKLTELLQEGIERACTLVREKNPELGIDEVAAIGRKVGIGAIKYADLSKTRTNDYIFDWDSMLSFEGNTAPYLQYAYTRIRSIFRRADINFDCSTGNIILTTQQEKDLALKLLQFGTTLEQLALDGYPHILCNYLYELASSFMTFYEHCPILRQDVVEDTRSSRLAISQLTARVMAKGLNLLGIEVMEQM; from the coding sequence ATGAGTATTAAAAACCTGATCGAACAACGTGTACGGGCTGCCATGTCAGCAGCAAACATTCCTGATGACTGCCCGGCCAATATCGCCCTCAGTACCAGACCAGAGTTTGGCAATTTTCAAGCCAATGGTGCCATGGCAGCTGCCAAGCGGCTAAAAAGCCGTCCGCGGGATTTGGCCGCCGAGATTATCAAGCATCTCGATTTGACTGATATTGCTGATCATGTCGAGATTGCTGGCCCGGGATTCATCAATATTCACCTGTCAAACCAATTTATTGCAACTCAGTTACAAAAACTGATCGGGGATGAAAAACTTGGTGTACCAGTGCCGAATCAACAGAGAGTTGTCGTTGATTATTCCGGACCCAATTTGGCCAAGGAGATGCATGTAGGGCATCTGCGCAGTACGATTATCGGTGACGCAGTAGTTCGCACCCTTGAGTTCCTGGGCCACGACGTGGTCCGTCAGAACCACATGGGGGATTGGGGCACCCAATTTGGCATGCTGATTGCTGAGCTTGAGGAGCATTTGGGTGAAGGGGAGCGACCTGAACTGGCTCTGGGGGATCTGGAGATTTTTTATCAACAGGCCAAACAACACTTTGACCAAGATGAAAAATTTGCGCAGAAGGCACGCCAATACGTAGTCAAACTGCAATCAGGTGACCACCATTGCCGCCAGCTTTGGCAGCGTTTTATCGACACTTCAATCACACACAGTGAGGCCATCTACCTCAACCTCAACGTCACGCTGAAACACAGTGATATCAAGGCAGAAAGCGCCTACAACGAGGAACTGGCAGGGATTATTGAGTCGCTAGAACAACAGCGACTGCTCGTTGAAGACCAGGGCGCCAAGGTCGTCTTTCTCGAAGAGCTGGCAGATAAAGAAGGAAAGCCCAGCCCCGTCATTGTGCAGAAATCTGACGGGGGTTTTCTCTACGCAACAACTGATCTTGCTGCACTGCGTCACCGCAGCATGACATTACAGGCGGATCGCATTCTATACTTTATCGATGCCAGGCAATCACTTCATATGAAACAAGTATTTACACTGGCAAAAAAGGCCGGGTTTGTGAATACAGAGATAGCACTCGAACACCTCCCCTTCGGCACCATGATGGGTAAGGACGGCAAACCGTTCAAAACCCGTACTGGCGGGACCGTCAAACTCACGGAACTACTCCAGGAAGGTATTGAGCGCGCCTGTACACTAGTGAGAGAAAAGAACCCCGAACTCGGCATTGATGAGGTTGCCGCCATTGGACGAAAAGTAGGCATTGGTGCCATCAAGTACGCAGATTTGAGTAAGACACGCACCAACGACTACATTTTTGATTGGGACAGCATGCTCAGCTTCGAGGGCAACACCGCGCCCTATCTACAATATGCCTATACCCGGATCCGCAGTATTTTCCGCCGAGCTGATATCAACTTCGATTGTTCGACAGGAAACATTATTCTCACGACACAACAGGAAAAAGATCTGGCTCTGAAACTTCTACAGTTCGGGACGACTCTTGAACAACTGGCCCTTGATGGCTATCCCCATATTCTTTGTAATTATCTTTACGAACTAGCCAGCAGTTTCATGACATTCTATGAGCACTGTCCGATCCTCAGGCAAGATGTGGTAGAAGACACCCGATCCAGCCGACTGGCCATTTCCCAACTCACCGCCAGAGTGATGGCCAAGGGCCTGAACCTGCTCGGGATTGAGGTAATGGAGCAAATGTAA
- a CDS encoding YkvA family protein: protein MVTETGTAPIKVEKKLRYSGTDFWIKVRHAAKTAGRELIEKCLWLHYAARRPDTPAWAKATVYSALAYFILPTDTIPDFIPGGYVDDLAVIASAVATLAGYIDQQVKDRARQRLAHWFD from the coding sequence ATGGTGACAGAAACAGGCACAGCACCTATCAAGGTGGAAAAAAAGCTCCGCTATTCCGGCACTGACTTCTGGATCAAAGTCAGGCATGCAGCAAAGACAGCTGGCCGTGAATTAATTGAGAAGTGTTTGTGGCTCCATTACGCCGCCAGACGGCCGGATACCCCGGCCTGGGCCAAGGCCACGGTATACAGTGCCTTGGCCTACTTCATTCTACCTACAGACACCATTCCGGATTTTATCCCCGGAGGCTATGTGGATGACCTTGCGGTTATCGCTAGCGCGGTTGCCACCCTTGCCGGTTATATTGATCAACAAGTGAAAGATCGCGCGCGACAACGTCTTGCACACTGGTTCGATTGA
- a CDS encoding OmpW/AlkL family protein translates to MFKQKALSLAIHMTLAGSLLAGTTGVMAYEAGDVIVRAGAATVEPNDDSSRLTLNGGGLPNSKAYVDSDTQLGLTLTYMLTDHLGLGLLAATPFKHDIKAKNLLVPGKIDAGSTKHLPPTLTLQYFPMKAESRFQPYAGVGINYTKFFEEDVASELEGIVGAGGKLKLDDSWGVAFELGMDYALSDRWVVNAAVWYIDIDTDAKFNFPGAEVKTKVDIDPLVYMVGIGYKF, encoded by the coding sequence ATGTTCAAGCAAAAAGCATTGTCGCTGGCAATTCATATGACCCTGGCCGGGAGTCTTTTGGCCGGAACCACAGGTGTTATGGCCTACGAGGCGGGAGATGTTATTGTCCGCGCAGGTGCCGCAACAGTTGAACCTAACGATGACAGCAGCCGTCTTACACTTAATGGTGGCGGGTTGCCGAACAGCAAGGCCTATGTCGATTCCGACACTCAGCTCGGTCTTACCCTGACCTATATGTTGACGGATCACCTGGGTTTAGGCCTGTTGGCAGCCACGCCCTTTAAACACGATATTAAAGCCAAAAATTTGCTGGTTCCCGGAAAGATTGATGCGGGTTCGACCAAACATTTACCACCTACCCTGACGCTGCAATATTTTCCGATGAAAGCTGAGTCCCGGTTCCAGCCCTATGCCGGGGTCGGTATTAACTACACAAAATTTTTCGAAGAGGATGTTGCCAGTGAACTTGAGGGGATTGTCGGTGCAGGCGGCAAGTTAAAACTTGATGACTCCTGGGGTGTGGCGTTTGAACTGGGTATGGATTACGCATTGTCCGATCGTTGGGTAGTCAATGCCGCAGTGTGGTATATCGATATCGATACCGATGCGAAATTCAATTTCCCGGGTGCTGAGGTGAAGACCAAGGTGGATATTGATCCACTGGTCTATATGGTGGGTATAGGCTACAAGTTTTAA
- the fnr gene encoding fumarate/nitrate reduction transcriptional regulator Fnr, which produces MSMDSVCPHNNTFHCGDCRMNALCLPLALQTKEVERLDEIIQRGKPLQKDHHIYHAGEEFDSVFAVRSGSIKSYTISNSGQEQVTGFHLPGEIFGMDGIGQNRYTNSAVAMETSSVCEIPFNRLQELSIAIPTLQRHFFQLMSLEITGDQQLLSLLSKNTAEERVATLLMSISNRNFRLKLSATRFRLPMSRADIGNYLGLTVETVSRVLSRFQKQALLKVDKKEVELLNLDKLRELAN; this is translated from the coding sequence ATGTCGATGGATTCGGTCTGCCCCCACAATAATACATTCCACTGCGGTGACTGCCGTATGAATGCACTCTGTCTCCCGCTTGCACTGCAAACCAAGGAAGTAGAACGCCTGGATGAAATCATTCAGCGAGGCAAACCTCTTCAAAAGGATCACCATATCTACCATGCTGGAGAAGAATTCGATTCTGTCTTTGCGGTTCGCAGTGGCTCGATCAAAAGCTATACAATTAGCAATAGTGGCCAGGAACAGGTGACTGGATTTCACCTCCCGGGGGAGATATTCGGTATGGATGGTATAGGCCAGAATCGTTACACCAACTCTGCAGTTGCCATGGAGACCTCTTCCGTCTGTGAAATTCCCTTCAACCGTCTTCAGGAACTGAGCATTGCAATCCCTACACTGCAACGCCATTTTTTCCAGTTGATGAGCCTGGAAATCACTGGGGATCAACAACTTCTTAGCCTACTCAGCAAAAATACAGCCGAAGAGCGGGTGGCAACACTGTTGATGAGTATTTCAAACCGCAATTTCCGACTTAAACTCTCTGCCACACGATTCAGGTTACCGATGTCACGTGCAGATATCGGCAATTATCTGGGCCTTACTGTTGAGACTGTCAGCCGGGTATTAAGCCGCTTTCAAAAACAGGCATTGCTGAAGGTCGACAAAAAGGAAGTAGAGCTGCTCAATCTGGACAAACTACGCGAGTTGGCCAACTAG